The Primulina tabacum isolate GXHZ01 chromosome 1, ASM2559414v2, whole genome shotgun sequence genome contains the following window.
tatacaaaattacaataaatCATTGGGAAAAAATgtagagagaaaattaaaaggataaaacatttaaatatatacaaagatgagttatttgataaaattaatataggagTTATATTATATTCTTGAAGTGTGTATAGaatgttaattttgtcattgcacaattgaaaaacaatgccctttatccacacttttataggcaCTAGTAAGTagcacgtgcgttgcacgtgaTATCCCGATGATTATTGTCCAAATTTTTTGTGTGCAAACTTTaagttaaattatataattaaaaactaTCTATAAAAGAATATGATGATATATAATCAgttaatgaaaataataattatttaaaaatgtaaacacaaatatttattaataagaaaaatgtaatataagacaaaaattaaaaaaaaaaacaattaaaaagcATAGCGCAATAAGTTACGATGGAATCAAACTTTTTCTTTCTTGATCTTCACAAATGCCACATTTTGTGTGTCATTTTTAGTTTTTACTTGTCTGTTTCTCTTTATGGAGGAAGAAAGCTTGTCATCATCTTCAATTAGGATGTGGGTACTTCTTTTGGCATCATCAGataattttttgttgttttgttGGCTTCGTGTCTTAGACATAGAACTATATTTGATGTTTTTTCTCTTTATAAAAGTAGCAATTTTTTCATCATCTTCCATTTGAATTTGAGCATTTGCATTGACATCTTCGAATTTTCCTGATTTGTGCTTTTGCAGGAGCTTTTGAAATCCTTCAACTATAACAGAATAAGTTGCATTATTGGTCGGAGTCTTTTCaacaaatttgaaaaaaaagttgTATTCTTCCTTTTCTGGCATTTCAAGGGCCATATAATATGGTGAAGCATTTGCATCCTACACAAAACCAAACACAAGTTAGTGATAGAGTTTTAaagtttaggtgttatttgtaGTAATGTGGTTTAAACTAACCTCAGCGACAGACTTGATATATTCTTTCACTGGACAACCAATAAAAGCAGCAGCTACGTCTTCAAACATTGTAATTTTTACATTGTCATTGTCTTTTTTGACATTTATCGTAACTCGATACATGTCACGTCCCGagactcgggattgacaccgacgttgtttaacaatcacacaatcgaaacaacaagcctttatAGCACAGTGTAAACCGAActcagtttatatatcataatctcaaagaAATAACCATTGTCTTTATAATAACGAAATCTCAAAACGACAGAGTTTAATTTGAGGAAACATAAAACTAAATAACCATAATAACTTTAAACTTAATCTAACTGCTTGAGCATTCATCATCCCTAGAACTGCTCAGATTCTTCCTCctcgatttcttcttcaagcttatctgggaagggttgtaaggggggtgagtattttggcaaatactcagcaagtgggggaatatcgagcacaataaaacaacatgcataatttcgaaacacatgacttgcatacatacttcatcaacatgcataacatttaccagccactgtgatttatctaactttctatggtttactgacgtcagtccctaattttaactcctctaagggggcgatgccgtatagcggttatatcccccaccgcgtaagggtacgtcatggttgggattcccacccatatacgaCAGTCAactcctcacagtgcttaaAACCGAATAACACAACACAAGAAGGAGTAGGAAaagaattgtactcgaccgAAGTTTTTATCAAAAAACCGAAAATCACATAAgcataaaattcgaaactttaAGCTTAAAAAAACAAGCACACTTACCGTATGTATTTATGCTAGAAACGTAGGTGTTTGGCTTCGAGAATTGGATCGCTTTTCCTTCTTGCTCGGACGGCGCTTCGGCTTCGATTTCTTGGACGACTTTGAGACGATTTTTGTGCAGAGTTTGGCTATGGAGAGCTGCTGAATTTCGAGATTTCAGCAAGGGGATTTTCGAAATTGTATGTGCAAGAATGGCTAGGCTTGATGGTGTATTTATAGGTGAGGgaaaatgtaaggaccgtgtatcgtgttatcgtaaatcctgtgtgattatcgataattcatgaaattgatatgtgattatgtatttgatgtatattatgacaaggaaattgagaaaatgaatattgaatatgaattgacgttgtaagagctcgagtggggaggccggacgccaatttagtacaaacataaatattttgtacagaatgtgtggcgcccggacggtagaaaatgaccgcccgagcgccaaggtagAAAAGGTTAGTGTCGAGCAGAacactccgcgcccgagcggtaacttttgaccgcccgagcgcggcataAAGATTtctcggggacagaatgtctcgcgctcgagcgcgagaattctaccgcccgagcgcgagagggaTGAGGATAAGAATGAGAATTTTGTTCTTCCTTTCTTCATTTCTTATACGATAACTTCGAGGGAATTCGAGAGATTTCGAAATTCTTTcttccaaatcgacttcgaaacgctgtctaaacgcgaaacaaattatatatttgtgatcttcgcgtcgagggcttctgactgaggtaattttcttctagtttcagcagttctaaatatcaaagtgctggaatagcatgtatttgaagttgaatttctgatatgtagtagaataaccgacaagaaacttgtattcgaagtcggaattgaattatgatatgaatttgatttgatatgaatttttgaagtttcaaatgatatttgaaactcatattaatgattttggagtatgttattgattggaatgagtatgttattgatgtagataaagtgtaatatcaatatcttcaggctacatcaactggaaacgaagaattgaggtatgttgcgaccgggtaacatacgacaggtatctgtattatatgatatatgttggattgatttgattgattggattgagaatatgtgtctatatgcatACTTGTTGATtaatgtggcatacatgacatggagaattgaatattgatgtataaaataaatgttttgttaacacacatcattttatgcatacatcgatacatgacatgcacgttgagctatgatcctttgataccttgatatgattggattggattccggggtttgtgaacacaatcgctatgccggtattatatgacccgtaaagcatagacaattgtggccccatatgattggatatgagatttgggatttgatggcgctttgccgacgctatcatacgagtatcccatattggccggtgtgccagcttgagcattgatttgatagcgattcgattgattctgacatgtgctcagtggatgggcatttgacccaatacctccacgacatacatgcattacataccatatatcattggttagatatctgtggtatatatgattggttgttccatacggagctttgctcacccccaaggggggctgttgttgtctttgtgtgtggacaatggcaggtactccaggatatcaggagaccggagagggtacttctggagggagccacagcttgggctgaggttttatgtttttgtcttgttcccagtatatatgtatatgtatctatataccggggcatgtcccgagaatatgagttgtttgtatgtgattggcttttgattacgtgtgggcgtgttttatgatatgagatgaaatactatttttagtattcaaataaaatgattcgggctcattgtaaagaaaatttaaactcgtttttcgctgtaattagttaaccctaatcagattgcattgtaataacgcttaggagctaa
Protein-coding sequences here:
- the LOC142519339 gene encoding uncharacterized protein LOC142519339, which codes for MFEDVAAAFIGCPVKEYIKSVAEDANASPYYMALEMPEKEEYNFFFKFVEKTPTNNATYSVIVEGFQKLLQKHKSGKFEDVNANAQIQMEDDEKIATFIKRKNIKYSSMSKTRSQQNNKKLSDDAKRSTHILIEDDDKLSSSIKRNRQVKTKNDTQNVAFVKIKKEKV